From one Flavobacteriales bacterium genomic stretch:
- a CDS encoding fibronectin type III domain-containing protein, which produces MKQNLVIVLGFRSLTPAALVEKGRNHIEDCTDNANVTLPAGFLTDFAAACDALESSNMAVSQNGGKTDHLLRNERRAVVEEFIRKLAGYVEAQCTNDAEKIASAGFTTRKAPSPVGVVPAPKNLRAKRGVLGGEVDLRWDRVKGRLMYAVYINAGDPNVEEGWTLLTQTSKNYLVAEGLTTDAVYYFRVQAIGTAGAGPASDSAVSKAA; this is translated from the coding sequence ATGAAACAGAATCTGGTCATCGTACTGGGCTTCAGAAGCCTCACCCCCGCAGCCTTGGTGGAAAAAGGCCGCAACCACATCGAGGATTGCACGGACAACGCGAACGTTACGCTGCCTGCTGGATTCCTCACCGATTTCGCCGCGGCCTGCGACGCGCTGGAATCGTCGAACATGGCGGTATCGCAGAACGGCGGCAAGACCGATCACCTGCTGCGCAACGAGCGCCGCGCAGTGGTGGAGGAGTTCATCCGCAAGCTGGCCGGCTACGTGGAGGCGCAGTGCACCAACGATGCGGAGAAGATCGCGAGCGCGGGCTTCACCACGCGGAAGGCCCCCAGCCCGGTCGGCGTGGTGCCCGCGCCGAAGAACCTGCGGGCCAAGCGCGGCGTGCTGGGCGGTGAAGTGGATCTGCGCTGGGACCGCGTGAAGGGCCGCTTGATGTATGCCGTTTACATCAATGCCGGCGACCCGAACGTGGAGGAGGGGTGGACCCTGCTGACGCAGACCAGCAAGAACTACCTGGTGGCCGAGGGCCTCACCACCGATGCGGTGTACTACTTCCGCGTGCAGGCCATTGGCACCGCCGGTGCCGGTCCGGCCAGCGACAGCGCGGTGAGCAAGGCCGCCTGA
- a CDS encoding response regulator transcription factor, which yields MPGPDVLHVALADDHDLMRAGIADLLHRSERYRVTVHARNGQELVQALEAGAQVTIAIVDLSMPVMDGYAVLDWLKQHRPLVRVLVYSQFADDAAVIRSYRGGAHGFLCKEEAAEQLVVAMDTLAAGAVYHTDYSQRVLLENPDGLTVEERRRKRLAAQIPQSHWGVLEAICRGDDPTYAAMAAELKLNRRTVERYAAELCALFGVNSKTALAIGAIRLGLVAAHEAPGPVT from the coding sequence ATGCCTGGACCCGATGTCTTGCACGTGGCCCTTGCCGACGACCACGACCTGATGCGCGCGGGCATCGCCGACCTCTTGCACCGCAGTGAGCGCTACCGTGTAACGGTGCATGCACGCAATGGTCAGGAATTGGTGCAGGCCCTGGAAGCGGGCGCACAGGTGACCATCGCCATTGTTGATCTGAGCATGCCGGTGATGGATGGGTATGCCGTGCTCGATTGGCTGAAGCAGCATCGGCCCCTGGTGCGCGTGCTGGTATATAGCCAGTTCGCCGATGACGCTGCCGTGATCCGCAGCTACCGGGGCGGGGCGCATGGCTTCTTGTGCAAGGAAGAGGCGGCGGAGCAACTGGTGGTGGCCATGGACACCCTGGCTGCTGGCGCCGTGTACCACACCGACTACAGCCAGCGCGTGCTTCTCGAGAACCCGGACGGCCTCACCGTGGAGGAGCGGCGGCGCAAGCGCCTGGCGGCGCAGATACCCCAGAGCCATTGGGGCGTGCTGGAGGCCATTTGCCGCGGCGACGACCCCACCTACGCGGCCATGGCGGCGGAGCTGAAGCTGAACCGCCGCACCGTGGAGCGTTATGCGGCCGAGCTATGCGCCTTGTTCGGGGTGAATAGCAAGACCGCCTTGGCCATTGGCGCCATCAGGCTCGGGCTGGTTGCCGCGCACGAAGCACCTGGGCCTGTTACCTGA